The DNA region ATTTAATTGCTTTAATAACAATTTTCCTTTCGTTTTTTAATTCAATAAGCTTTTTCTTAAATTATAAAACATTAACTTTTAAAGATATTTTTTGGATAATCCTAAGTATGTTTCCATTTCTGTTTTTTTTCTACAATATTATTAAATGAATGAAATTATTTCTTTACCAACATCCGCTTAATCTCATTCAATTTCATTAATGCTTCAATAGGGGTTAATGCATCAATATTAGTAGACAGAATTTCTTCTTTTATATCTTCAAGTAAAGGGTCATCCAATTTAAAAAAGCTAAGTTGCACATCTTCATCTACTACTTGTTTGAGCTTGTCTTTTATATCTTCAGAGCTATGGCTTGTTTCTAATTTTTTAAGCATTTTATTGGCTCTGTGAATTACGGAAGTGGGCATTCCAGCTAATTTGGCTACATGAATTCCGAAGCTGTGCTCACTACCGCCTGGCACCAATTTTCTAAGAAAAATAACATTGTCTTTGAGTTCTTTTATAGAAACGTTGAAGTTCTTTACACGTTCAAAAGTTTCAGTCATGTCATTTAATTCGTGATAGTGTGTGGCGAATAATGTTTTTGCTTTTGAAGGATGTTCATGCAAATATTCCGCTATTGCCCAGGCGATTGAAATTCCGTCATAAGTACTTGTGCCACGTCCAATTTCGTCTAACAAGACTAAACTACGTTCTGAAATATTATTGAGAATATTGGCGGTTTCATTCATTTCTACCATAAACGTAGATTCTCCCATAGAAATATTATCGCTAGCTCCTACTCTCGTAAATATTTTATCAACTACACCAATTCTTGCCTGTTGTGCAGGTACATAACTACCCATTTGAGCTAGTAAAACAATCAAAGCTGTTTGTCGTAAAATAGCGGACTTACCACTCATATTTGGCCCTGTAATCATGATAATCTGTTGCTGATTTCGGTTCAGCACCACATCATTAGCAATATATTCTTCACCAATGGGCAATTGTTTTTCAATTACAGGATGGCGGCCATTTTTAATTTCCAAATCGGTGCTTTCATCCAATTGCGGACGCACATAATTATGGTCTTTAGCGGTCTTGGCAAACGAGCATAAGCAATCTAATTTTGCAATGCATTGAGCATTTTCTTGTACTTGTTGAATATGAACCGTCATAAATTGCAGTAAATCAGCAAAAATTTGTTGTTCTAAAATGGCAATTTTTTCCTCTGCACCTAAAATTTTAGTCTCGTATTCTTTAAGTTCTTCGGTAATGTAACGCTCTGCATTTACCAAGGTTTGTTTTCTGATCCACTCTTCGGGCACTTTATCTTTGTGTGTGTTTCTGACCTCAATGTAGTATCCAAAAACATTATTGGAGGCAATTTTTAAACTGGGAATATTGGTGCGTTCCGTTTCACGTGCCAGCATATCGTCAAGATACGTTTTGGCATTGGTGGAAATCCCACGTAATTCGTCCAATTCTTTTGAGACATCACTCGCAATAGTGTTTCCTTTATTTATATTTACAGGAGCATCATCTCTTATGGTATTTGAGATATTTTCAATTAAATCCGTGCAGTTGTGCAATTGTTTACCCAACTGCTTCAAAGCCTTGTTTTTACTCTTTTCAGCATTTGTTTTTATCGGTAAAATGGCTTTTAGTGAATCCTTTAACAGCACTACTTCACGTGGATTTATCTTCCCCGTAGCTACTTTAGAGATTAACCTTTCAATGTCAGAAATTTGTTTGATTTGATATGTAATTCCATTGTAAAACTCATCATTATCGATAAGATATTTTACAATTTCGTGACGTTGTTGAATTTGTTTTAAATCCTTCAATGGCAATGCCAACCAACGCTTTAAAAGTCTCCCACCCATCGGCGAAATGGTCCTATCGATAACATCCAATAATGTAACTGCTTCAGGTTGATTTGAAAAGTATAACTCTAAATTTCGAACTGTAAATCGATCCATCCAAACATAATGGTCTTCTTCCACTCGTTTAATTGTTGATATATGCTCCAGCTTTTTATGCTGGGTTTCTGACAAATAATATAAAATAGCACCAGCGGAAACAATACCGTGCTGTAAATCGTCAATTCCGAAACCTTTGAGTGATTTTATCTTAAAATGTTCTGTTAGTTGTTCGTTAGCATAATCGTCTTGAAAAATCCAATCGTCTAAATAGAACGTATAATAACGCTCACCAAAAACTTCTTTGAACTTGATTTTGTGCTGTTTTTGCACCAAAACCTCGCTCGGACTAAAATTTTGAAGCAGTTTATCAATATATTCATCATTGCCTTCAGCCACTAAAAACTCGCCTGTAGAAATATCTAAAAATGATATTCCCAATTTTCTTTTACCAAAATGGATTGCCGCCAAAAAGTTGTTGGCTTTAGATTGCAACACCTCGTCATTTAACGCCACACCAGGTGTGATCAACTCTGTTACACCACGTTTTACAATGGTTTTGGTCATTTTTGGGTCTTCCAACTGATCACAAATAGCAACTCGCATTCCCGCTTTTACCAATTTTGGCAAATAGGTATTTAAGGAATGATGTGGGAAACCCGCCAAGGCAGTTTCGCTTTCACTACCTGCACCACGTTTGGTCAAAACAATGCCTAAAACACCTGCAGCCTTAACAGCATCTTCTCCAAATGTTTCGTAAAAATCGCCCACACGGAACAACAACATTGCATCAGGATATTTCACCTTAATAGCATTGTATTGTTTCATTAAAGGAGTGACTTTTTTTGTTTTGGCAGCCAATTATTACAATTTTGAATTAGTTTTGCGAAGTTAATTATTCAAAACGAAAGATAGGAAATTTTATGAGGAAATTGAAAAACAGTGAACTGGATAGATTGAATACCGATGAATTTAAATCCGCTAAAAAAACACCTTTGATTGTTATTTTAGACAATATAAGGAGTTTGAATAATATTGGCTCGGTTTTTAGAACATCTGATGCTTTTCTAATTGAAAAAATTTACCTCTGTGGAATTACAGCACAACCACCACATAAGGACATCCATAAAACTGCTTTAGGAGCCACCGAAACCGTGGATTGGGGGTATATGGAAGACACACTAACACTCGTTGAAAAGTTAAAAACAGAAAATATAGAAATAGCTTCCATTGAGCAAACTGAAAACAGTATTGAACTCCAAAATTTTAAGCCCGCAAAAGGTAAAAAGTTAGCTGTTATATTCGGCAATGAGGTAAAAGGCGTACAACAAAACGTTGTTTCGGCTTCCAATTACTGCATTGAAATTCCACAATACGGTACTAAGCATTCCTTAAATATTTCAGTAAGCTGCGGAGTTGTTTTGTGGGATTTGTTTAATAAAATTTAATCTATTAGATTTTACCTCCACTCAAAATCTCCATTTTTAACAGACCAATCGTTACCAAAAAAACCTGCACATTTTACGGCGTCCGTACCTTGGTTTAAAATTTCACTATCAAAAAGTACAACATCAGGAAAAGTGGTGCCATTGACCATATAATGATTTGCATAAGCAGCTTTCATTCCTTCAGTTCCAGTGGCAGTGACCACACCAACACTTGCAATATCACTATCTTTTCTGGCTATTGTAAAATACATTCCCCATTGGTTTCCTGAGAGTTTTTTACCATCAAAATCAACTTCATTATTCTTAACCTGAATAGAGCTGTCTTTTAGTAATAATTTCCAAGCGGCATTATTGTCTTTGTTTCCATAGATAATAACATTTCTATCCGCATACTTTTTCAGCGAGAAATCCGTGTCTTTTATCATCTCAACATTTCCGTTGGCACGATAATAAAACTTTTCCGCATCAAAAAGAGCTTTATGGTAATACCATCCATTTTCTTCAGTAGATCCTTTCGTAGCATATACAAAAACCATATTGTTACGGAAAGCATCTTTGAATCCGCCATTTCTGTGAGGTCCTTTTTCGCTTAATGATGGTTTTGATGTTATTGCCCATTTGTCGTTATCCTTTTTAAAGAACAACTTGTTTTTAGCGGTAATATCTAACTTCGTATCATCAAGAGTAATTGAATTGATAGTATCAGGCAACTTTGAAAAATCAACTTCCAGCACGGCAACATTATCCGTCGTGATATTAAAACCGTTTTCCATGGAAAAATCAAAAGAACTAACCTCAAAAGATTTTTCTTGCTGATGGATGGTCATAAAATGCGATTTTGCAGAAACCCCAGGAGAACCCGTAAAAAATTCTAACTTTTTAACTTCCTCATTCTTTTTGATTGTGCGTTGTTTAAAAAAATCGAAAATTGGAGGCCAGTCCACACTATGGTTTCCGTACCAATGTGTACCATCAGGATATTCGTAGTAGGTAAAATCGTTATGGAATTTACCTAAACGTTCTCGCATTTGCCTCGCAATAGCAGTAGGTACCACATTGTCCTTTTCGCCATGTAGCACATAAACACCACTTTGCAAATAGTTACGTTCTAATTTTAAGGTTCTGCTTGGAGTACCCGCTCTTTCAATGATGTTCTCCAATGGTGTATTTACGGATTGTAGCTTCATGCGTTCTAAAACTTTTGGCGACATTCCAAAACGCTTCAACTGTTCAGGCGTCATTTCTAACATTCGTTTCATAAAACCATCTCTATAACTCAACAAATCAGGGTAACCCGCGGCCGGGGCAATTGCCGCAAATTTATCAGGGTATGTTGCTCCGAGATACCAAGTGCCATGCCCACCCATGGAATGACCAGTTAAATAAATTTTGCTTGGATCTGGTTTGTAAATATTTTTAGCATCAGCCAAAACCTCCAACGCATCTAATCTGCCCCAATCTTCCCAAGCAAATCCGAATGGACGGCGGTTGGTGGGAGCTACCAAAGTCCCCCAATCTTTTTGTTTGTAGGCATTAGCTTGATTTACCGCTTCAACTGATGCACCGTGTACCGATAAAAACAACGCTTGTGAATCATCTTTGGAGGTAGACGGAGCAACACTGTAATATTGTACACTTTTGTCTATGTTACTTAGAAAAGTCTTTTTATGGTGCTTGTATTTTGATTTTACTTGCAAGGGAACTTCTTGTTTATCCAAAAGAACACCTCTATCACTCTTTAGTTGCAGCTCCAATTTCACATTCTCTTTTGACGCAT from Aureibaculum sp. 2308TA14-22 includes:
- the mutS gene encoding DNA mismatch repair protein MutS; protein product: MAAKTKKVTPLMKQYNAIKVKYPDAMLLFRVGDFYETFGEDAVKAAGVLGIVLTKRGAGSESETALAGFPHHSLNTYLPKLVKAGMRVAICDQLEDPKMTKTIVKRGVTELITPGVALNDEVLQSKANNFLAAIHFGKRKLGISFLDISTGEFLVAEGNDEYIDKLLQNFSPSEVLVQKQHKIKFKEVFGERYYTFYLDDWIFQDDYANEQLTEHFKIKSLKGFGIDDLQHGIVSAGAILYYLSETQHKKLEHISTIKRVEEDHYVWMDRFTVRNLELYFSNQPEAVTLLDVIDRTISPMGGRLLKRWLALPLKDLKQIQQRHEIVKYLIDNDEFYNGITYQIKQISDIERLISKVATGKINPREVVLLKDSLKAILPIKTNAEKSKNKALKQLGKQLHNCTDLIENISNTIRDDAPVNINKGNTIASDVSKELDELRGISTNAKTYLDDMLARETERTNIPSLKIASNNVFGYYIEVRNTHKDKVPEEWIRKQTLVNAERYITEELKEYETKILGAEEKIAILEQQIFADLLQFMTVHIQQVQENAQCIAKLDCLCSFAKTAKDHNYVRPQLDESTDLEIKNGRHPVIEKQLPIGEEYIANDVVLNRNQQQIIMITGPNMSGKSAILRQTALIVLLAQMGSYVPAQQARIGVVDKIFTRVGASDNISMGESTFMVEMNETANILNNISERSLVLLDEIGRGTSTYDGISIAWAIAEYLHEHPSKAKTLFATHYHELNDMTETFERVKNFNVSIKELKDNVIFLRKLVPGGSEHSFGIHVAKLAGMPTSVIHRANKMLKKLETSHSSEDIKDKLKQVVDEDVQLSFFKLDDPLLEDIKEEILSTNIDALTPIEALMKLNEIKRMLVKK
- a CDS encoding RNA methyltransferase, whose amino-acid sequence is MRKLKNSELDRLNTDEFKSAKKTPLIVILDNIRSLNNIGSVFRTSDAFLIEKIYLCGITAQPPHKDIHKTALGATETVDWGYMEDTLTLVEKLKTENIEIASIEQTENSIELQNFKPAKGKKLAVIFGNEVKGVQQNVVSASNYCIEIPQYGTKHSLNISVSCGVVLWDLFNKI
- a CDS encoding carboxylesterase family protein, producing the protein MKTLRYIKLVVILIFTFALSASYAQKTGNIVEYFGKEKVNEVSEGNVLHIFKTGLALQMPRFGFESSSFPNDPVFERFLMDKSYEAVKGSTFDIDFLGKPMQWKTIKTDSTSSFSDRSLRSAYVYLTYKSNTERIVLFEASGHTVGLINGFPHEGDHYDFGYSLIPIKLKKGENTFVLKVGRFPRIRARLISPSKGVQFTTRDMTMPDIQQEENMEYNGAIRIVNATDNWIKYAKIDANLAGNIAINSISAVPPLSVQKVPFSFSSNSVDASKENVKLELQLKSDRGVLLDKQEVPLQVKSKYKHHKKTFLSNIDKSVQYYSVAPSTSKDDSQALFLSVHGASVEAVNQANAYKQKDWGTLVAPTNRRPFGFAWEDWGRLDALEVLADAKNIYKPDPSKIYLTGHSMGGHGTWYLGATYPDKFAAIAPAAGYPDLLSYRDGFMKRMLEMTPEQLKRFGMSPKVLERMKLQSVNTPLENIIERAGTPSRTLKLERNYLQSGVYVLHGEKDNVVPTAIARQMRERLGKFHNDFTYYEYPDGTHWYGNHSVDWPPIFDFFKQRTIKKNEEVKKLEFFTGSPGVSAKSHFMTIHQQEKSFEVSSFDFSMENGFNITTDNVAVLEVDFSKLPDTINSITLDDTKLDITAKNKLFFKKDNDKWAITSKPSLSEKGPHRNGGFKDAFRNNMVFVYATKGSTEENGWYYHKALFDAEKFYYRANGNVEMIKDTDFSLKKYADRNVIIYGNKDNNAAWKLLLKDSSIQVKNNEVDFDGKKLSGNQWGMYFTIARKDSDIASVGVVTATGTEGMKAAYANHYMVNGTTFPDVVLFDSEILNQGTDAVKCAGFFGNDWSVKNGDFEWR